The Pirellulales bacterium DNA window GGCACCAAGCGAATCCGCCCTTCCCTGAGCGCCGCATGCGATACGAACACGATGTCTGGCTCAACGGAAAGTTGCGCCTGCGGCGACGAGATTCGCGTGCAATCTGTAAACACTCGTCCGCGAACTTGGCGCTTAATCCTTTCATACAGCGCCGTCGCCAATTCCGTTTTCAGCACTCCGTGGCAGAAGATATCCTCTGGAGACATGTTTACTTCAATCCTTCCGTCCAAAAAGTCGATTCGCCCGCGCTCGGGAAACTCATCCGACACCGCCCATTTGCGAAAATCCTCAAGCGAGCGCAACCCGAGCGGCACTTCAACCTGCTCTTGGAACACGACGCATGGCGCCATACTCACCGGTGTTTCCAGTTGCCCGATTCCCATGATTCGTTCCCTTCCTCTCTTTCGCCATCCTGCTGGCGATGGCGTCCGAACGCAGTCTCTCGTACACTTCGGTTCGCCCTTCGGTCTGAGGCTCAGGGTCGAAGACAAGCGAACCGACTAACGACCGACCGCCGGCCTTCGATCTCTGGCCTCCAACTACTAAAACAACTCTCTAATCGCATGCTTCCCCGTATCCACTAGCGGGAACGGGCGGCCTTGTGGGCCGGGCAAGGTCTTTTCCACATCCAGCCCGAGGCTGTAGAAGATCGTCGCCACGACTTCGGCCGGCTCGACAGGTCGCTCGACCGGCACCGCGCCGATCGGATCGCTGCGGCCCACCACGCGGCCCCCTTTCACGCCGCCGCCGGCGAAATAAATCGTCCAACATTGCGGCCAGTGATCGCGGCCGCCGGCCGGATTGATCCGCGGCGTGCGGCCGAATTCCTGCAAGTTGCAGACGAGCGTGTTTTCCAGCATCCCGCGTTGCACAAGGTCTTCGATCAGCGCGCTATACGCCTGGTCGTACATCGGCGCCACATCCTTCTTCATCTGTTCGACCGAGATGAACGGCAGCGAGCCGTGAATGTCCCAGCTTAGCTCATTGAAGACGGTCAGGAACGTGTTCACCGTGACGAACCGCACTCCCGCCTCGATCAGCCGCCGCGCGAGCAGACAACATTGCCCGAAGCGATTCACGCCGTACCGCTCGCGAACTTTCTGCGGCTCTTTGGAGAGATCGAAAGCCGAGCGGGCCTGCGGGCTGGTCATCATCCGGAAGGCGGCCTCGAAGTTCGCATCCAAGAGCTTCGCGTCTTCGCTGGCCTCAAACTGCTTGAGCGATCCCTCGACCACGTCGCGCAGCTTGCGGCGGCGTTCCAGCCGCGCCTCGCCGATCTGCGGCGGCGGCAAGAGATCGGGCACCTTGAAATTCGGCTTCGACGGATCGGCCATCAGCACAAATGGATCGTTGGCCTTCCCCAAGAAGCCGGCGTCTTGCCCATGAGACAAGCCGCCGCCGGTGTTCCCCATCGGCTCGGGCAGCAGCACGTGCGCGGGCAAATCGGTCCGGCGGCCCAGCAGATAGCTCACCGCGCAGCCGGCGTGAGGCGTGTTCACGCCGCCGGTGAAGAGCCGGCCGGTCTGCATCATCTGGTGGCCCGTGTCGTGCACGCCGGCCGCCGTGTGGAAGCAGCTTCGCACCAATGAAAACTTGTCGGCCAGCTTGGCGTGCAGCGGAAGTATCTCGGAAATCTGGATGCCGGGGGCGTTCGTCGCAATCGGCTTGAACGGCCCGCGAATCTCGACCGGGGCCTCGGGCTTCATGTCCCAGGTGTCTAGCTGGCTGGGGGCCCCGAGGTTGAAAATCATGATCACCGAGCGTTCGTCGTGCCCCTTTTCGACCGCTCCCTGGGCTTTGAGGGCCAGGAGTTCGGGGAGCGCGAAACCCAATGCACCGAGCGAGCCGACCTGGAGAAAATCGCGCCGGGTGACGCCATCGCATGTTTTGGCCGTGCCGCGGCCGATCAGGTTGAGCATGGTTGGAGCCTTGAATCCCTGGGTGGTTGTGGGATCGCTCGACCCTATCCAAGAACCGCCTGCGGAGAAGGGGACAGTCCCCTTTTGTTCCGAAGACTCCACAAAAGGGGACAGTCCCCGGCGGTTCTTTGATAGGCTCCTACGTTAAGGAGCGGCCAGGAGGGATGGACGCCGCTCGAAATCTGCTCTTGATGCTACCACCCCGGCATGGCTGCTTCAAGCTGCGGAAATACGGTATCATTTTAAGTGAGATCTTTCTGAGCCAGCGTTTCCCGCTCGAATCATTATCACCGCGATTATGCCTAAAACTGTGCTTTCGTCGCGCTTCGAGCAGGCCCTGATTTACGCCGCCATACTGCATTCCGGCCAAGCGCGAAAATCGACTTCGGTCCCTTACATCTCGCACGTACTGTCGGTCGCCGCGCTCGCGCTGGAAAACGGCGCCAGCGAAGACGAAGCGATCGCCGCACTCTTGCACGACGCGGTTGAAGATGCCGGCGGCGCGCCGCGGCTCGAAGATATCCGCTGCCGCTTCGGTGAGGCTGTTGCCGAAATCGTGGCGGGCTGCACCGACACCGACGAAACGCCCAAGCCGCCGTGGAAGGAGCGAAAGCAGGCGTACATCGCGCAGCTCGCCCATGGCTCGGATTCCGTCAAACTGGTCTCGTGCGCCGACAAGGTCCACAACGCCCGGTCGATCGTCGCCGACCTCCGCGAGTTGGGCGATGCGATATGGTCGCGGTTCACCGGCGGCAAAGCGGGCACGCTTTGGTATTACCGCACGCTCGTCGAAACGTATCAGCAACGTGGCGGCCCGCAGAGGCTGCTCGGCGAACTGGTCCGGACGGTCGATGAAATGCAAAGGCTCGCCGGCTCATCGCGGTGACACCATGGTCCAATCATCCGGAACGCTCCTCTACCGGCGCAAGGACGCGGCTCTTCAAGTGCTGCTCGTCCATCCTTCGGGCAATTACAATCGTCACAAGCCCTGGGGCATCCCCAAGGGGCTTCCCGACGAGGGAGAATCGCTCGAAGCAGCCGCCCGCCGCGAAACGATCGAAGAGACCGGCGTCGTTCCGGGCGAGCTGACGCCACTCGGATCAGTCTTCTATCGCAAGAGCGGGAAACAAATCCATGGCTTCGCCGGGCCGGCGCCGGCCGATGCCGAGGCGCGCTGCGCCTCTTGGGAGATCGATTCGGCCGAGTTCATCCCGATCGTCGAGGCTCGAAAGCGGATCCACCCCGATCAGGCGCTCTTGCTCGACCGGCTCGAAGAACTCTTGGCCTGCCCGAAAGGCTGAATGGTCGGAGGCTTTTGCCCTCATGCCTGAATCCGTGAATAACAGTCTGAGCGCCACGCGCGATCGGATGGTCGCCAAGCAGCTTCACGACCGCGGGATCACCTCGCCGGCGGTCCTCTCGGCGATGGGGCGTGTGCCGCGCGAACGGTTCGTGCCTATCGAGTTTCTCGCCGAATCGTACGCGGATCGCGCGCTGCCGATCGATTGCCGCCAGACGATCAGCCAGCCCTACATCGTCGCTATCATGACCCAAGCGCTCGAACTTTCGGGGCGAGAATCGGTGCTCGAAATCGGCACGGGGAGCGGCTATCAAACGGCCATCCTGGCCGAGCTGGCCGCCAAAGTCGTCAGCGTCGAGCGGCATGCCGAGTTGTCGGCGGAGGCCGGCCGTGTTTTGAGCGCGATCGGCTACAAGAACATTCAACTCATCGTGGGAGACGGCACGCTCGGCTGGCCCGCCGAAGCCCCTTATGACCGGATCATCGTCACGGCCGCAGCCGCGCAACTGCCGCAAGCCCTGTTCGATCAATTACGCGAGGGAGGCATTCTCGTCATTCCCTTGGGAAACGCCGAATCGCAGTCGCTCGTGGCAATCGGTAAGGTCAGCGGGCAACCGCAAGCCACCGAACTCTCCGGTTGCCGGTTCGTCCCGCTCGTCGGCGCCAACGAACCGCCCGGCGACGATTGTTGACGACGTACGCTCCCCTAGCCGTTTGCCGACTCGGTCATTATCATTCCATTGATGAACTTCTCTACCGCCCTTGAGCGTCGCCAACTGGAAGCGCTCGACGCTCAGGCCCTCGTTCGACATCAACTGCGGCGGCTGAACGAGCTGCTGGACGCGATCCTGCCGGCCAACGCGTTTTATGCGACGAAGCTGGTTGACGTGCCGCGCCCGATCCGCTCGCTCGATGCGCTCTCCGCCTGCCCATTCACCTTCAAGGAAGAACTGCTCGGGATTCCGCACGGCCACGATCTGGCGAACAACCGCACCTGGCCGCTGGACCGTTATGCTCGCTTCCACCAAACGTCCGGCACGCATGGCCGTCCGCTGGCCGTGCTCGACACGCCCGACGATTGGCGGTGGTGGATCGAATGCTGGCAATACGTGCTCGACGCCGCCGGGGTGACGACGGACGATCGCGTGCTGATGGCATTTTCGTTCGGTCCGTTCATTGGTTTTTGGAGCGCCTACGACGCGCTCGCCCAGCGCGGCTGCCTGCTGGTGCCGACCGGCGGAGTGAACACGCTCGGCCGGCTGGAATTAGCCCGGACCAGCCGGGCGACCGTGGTTTGCTGCACGCCCAGCTACGCGCTTCACCTGGCCGAGGTCGGCGCCGAGCACAAGCTCGATGTTGGCTCGCTCGGCGTGCGGCGGCTGATCCTGGCCGGCGAGCCGGGCGGATCGGTTCCCGCGGTCCGCGACCGCATCGAATCGCTTTGGCAGGCCAAGGTGCTCGATCATTGCGGGGCGACCGAGGTCGGACCCTGGGGCTTCGGCGATCTCGAGGGAAACTGGGTGCGCGTGATCGAAAGCGAATTCATTGCCGAGTTCCTTTCGATTGCCACCGGCACCTCCGCGGCCGAAGGAGAACTCGCGGAACTCGTGATCACGACGCTGGGCCGCGCCGGCAGCCCGGTGATTCGCTATCGCACGGGCGATCTCGTGCGGCCGACTTGGCGAAGCGAAGGGCCGAACCGGTTCGTGCGGCTGGACGGCGGCGTGCTCGGACGGACCGACGATATGCTGATCGTCCGTGGGGTGAACGTCTTTCCCGCCTCGATCGAGCAGATCGTGCGCAGCTTTCCCGAGATCGTCGAGTTTCGCGCGACGGTCTACAAGGAATCGCAGCTCGATCAGCTCGCGGTG harbors:
- a CDS encoding DUF1501 domain-containing protein, encoding MLNLIGRGTAKTCDGVTRRDFLQVGSLGALGFALPELLALKAQGAVEKGHDERSVIMIFNLGAPSQLDTWDMKPEAPVEIRGPFKPIATNAPGIQISEILPLHAKLADKFSLVRSCFHTAAGVHDTGHQMMQTGRLFTGGVNTPHAGCAVSYLLGRRTDLPAHVLLPEPMGNTGGGLSHGQDAGFLGKANDPFVLMADPSKPNFKVPDLLPPPQIGEARLERRRKLRDVVEGSLKQFEASEDAKLLDANFEAAFRMMTSPQARSAFDLSKEPQKVRERYGVNRFGQCCLLARRLIEAGVRFVTVNTFLTVFNELSWDIHGSLPFISVEQMKKDVAPMYDQAYSALIEDLVQRGMLENTLVCNLQEFGRTPRINPAGGRDHWPQCWTIYFAGGGVKGGRVVGRSDPIGAVPVERPVEPAEVVATIFYSLGLDVEKTLPGPQGRPFPLVDTGKHAIRELF
- a CDS encoding AMP-binding protein → MNFSTALERRQLEALDAQALVRHQLRRLNELLDAILPANAFYATKLVDVPRPIRSLDALSACPFTFKEELLGIPHGHDLANNRTWPLDRYARFHQTSGTHGRPLAVLDTPDDWRWWIECWQYVLDAAGVTTDDRVLMAFSFGPFIGFWSAYDALAQRGCLLVPTGGVNTLGRLELARTSRATVVCCTPSYALHLAEVGAEHKLDVGSLGVRRLILAGEPGGSVPAVRDRIESLWQAKVLDHCGATEVGPWGFGDLEGNWVRVIESEFIAEFLSIATGTSAAEGELAELVITTLGRAGSPVIRYRTGDLVRPTWRSEGPNRFVRLDGGVLGRTDDMLIVRGVNVFPASIEQIVRSFPEIVEFRATVYKESQLDQLAVEIEDRLEQPDRVARELQLRLGLSVTVRTVPLGSLPRFEGKGKRFVDSRKSGE
- a CDS encoding HD domain-containing protein, yielding MPKTVLSSRFEQALIYAAILHSGQARKSTSVPYISHVLSVAALALENGASEDEAIAALLHDAVEDAGGAPRLEDIRCRFGEAVAEIVAGCTDTDETPKPPWKERKQAYIAQLAHGSDSVKLVSCADKVHNARSIVADLRELGDAIWSRFTGGKAGTLWYYRTLVETYQQRGGPQRLLGELVRTVDEMQRLAGSSR
- a CDS encoding protein-L-isoaspartate(D-aspartate) O-methyltransferase → MPESVNNSLSATRDRMVAKQLHDRGITSPAVLSAMGRVPRERFVPIEFLAESYADRALPIDCRQTISQPYIVAIMTQALELSGRESVLEIGTGSGYQTAILAELAAKVVSVERHAELSAEAGRVLSAIGYKNIQLIVGDGTLGWPAEAPYDRIIVTAAAAQLPQALFDQLREGGILVIPLGNAESQSLVAIGKVSGQPQATELSGCRFVPLVGANEPPGDDC
- a CDS encoding NUDIX domain-containing protein, whose amino-acid sequence is MVQSSGTLLYRRKDAALQVLLVHPSGNYNRHKPWGIPKGLPDEGESLEAAARRETIEETGVVPGELTPLGSVFYRKSGKQIHGFAGPAPADAEARCASWEIDSAEFIPIVEARKRIHPDQALLLDRLEELLACPKG